In Nitrosomonas ureae, the sequence CGGCATATATCACCAGCGAATTGAAAACGGCGTTCCAGATTGGTTTTGTTATCTTCATCCCGTTTTTGATTATCGACTTGGTTGTTTCCAGCGTATTAATGGCGATGGGTATGATGATGCTGTCTCCAATGATTATTTCACTACCCTTTAAATTAATGCTTTTTGTTTTGGTCGATGGCTGGCATTTAATTATTGGATCATTAACCCAAAGCTTTTATACCTAAAAGGAACCTTATCATGACTCCAGAAGGAGCAATGACCATCGGTCGGCAGGCGCTTGAAATTACATTCATGGTCTCTGCGCCATTACTGCTTGCGGCTTTAGCGACGGGTTTGCTCGTCAGCATTTTTCAAGCGGCAACTCAGATTAATGAAATGACCTTATCATTCATACCAAAACTATTAGTCATGTTCTTGGTTATGGTATTAGCCGGACCCTGGATGATCGCTGTCATGACAGATTATATGCAACGATTGTTCACAAGTATTCCCTGGTTGGCAATTGGTTAGGACTTGATGATCAATTTAATTTTCTTTGGCCAAAAGAGTAGTGGGCTAATCGCATGATCAACATAACCACTGCTGAATTCAATACATTACTTGCAGCATTTCTTTGGCCGCTAAGCAGAATTCTGGCGCTGATCGCAAGCGCTCCTATTTTAGGAAACCCCAGCACTCCGGTCAGAGTGAAGTTGGGGCTGGCAATCATGATTACCATTCTGGTTCTGCCCCTCGTCGAGAAATCCTTGCCGCAAATTGACCCCGCTTCCGGGATCGGTTTGGTGATCCTATTGCAGCAAGTATTGATTGGCGTAGCCATCGGATTTGTCATGCGGGTTGTTTTTGTTGCTGTTGAAATGGCAGGCGAGTTAATTGGCCTGCAAATGGGACTAGGGTTCGCAGTATTCTTTGATCCTCAGAATTCCGGGCAGATTGACATCATTGGACGCTTTCTGGGAGTCATCGCCAGCTTGGCATTTCTTGCCATGGATGGTCATTTGCTGATGATTGCCCTAATTTCACAAAGCTTCAGCACCTTACCGATAGGCTCAGCGGCATTAACTGATGTTACATTTACCACACTCGCAAACTGGGGAGGAGAAATTTTCAAATCCGGGTTGCAGTTGTCACTTCCTGTCCTGACAGCATTACTGATTACCAACCTGGCTCTCGGCATCCTGACCCGGGTCGCACCGCAACTCAATATTTTCGCAGTCGGTTTTCCATTAACTCTAGCTATTGGTTTCCTTGTTTTAGGGCTCAGCATGCCTTTTTATACCCCCATTCTGGAATATTTGGTGCACGATGGTTTGAAGTTGATGATGGGTATTCTTAATATCGACGATATCAATATGCCATAGAAGTAATGAGATATTGCCGAAACAAATTTTGATATCAATTCATTTAAATTTTTCTCGGATAAACAGGCAATATTTGCCTTCTTTTTCAAGGCAAATCTATGGTCTAAAAACTGCTACAGTAGTTATCTGTTTTCTGGAAATTGCTTATAAACATCGATAGTTCAAATAACTGCTGGTTTGGTTAAAAAATTATGACATTCAAGTCACGCTTATTCAATTCACTGCGTAAATTCTCTTCATCGACGGAATCACATCTAGATGATACGGTGGTTTTATCCGTCGAGGATTCAGAGTATTGCAATGTGTCGAGTGAGAATCAGCAGTTTGCATCGGCAGAGGAGATCAAACTATTACTTGACACCGCATTCCGCGATCGACTAAGTGTTGAAGATCAAGCGATTAAAGAAGCGCACAGACGAATTGAAGCAGAGAATATTGCCAAAGTGGCCGCTGAAGCAAGAGCCCGGGCAGAGGCCAATGCCCGAATTGCCGCTGAAACCCGCATCCAGGCTGAAGCTATGGCTACTGATCAAGCCCGCGCTAGAGCAAAAACTGAAGCCCTGGCATTTAGAGAAGCCAATGCTCGCCGGGAACTTGAAATAAAAACCAAGCTCCTTGCGGATGAGAAAGTGAAGGCTGAAAAGGCCTTGAATGCCTTATTGGAAGCTAAAGTCAGAGCAGAAGCCTCGATTGTTCAGAAAATGCAGGAACGTGTTGAACAAGAAGCAGCGATGCTGGATAAGGCACATGCAGCTGCACAAAAAGAAAAAGAAGCCACGGAAGTGGCGAAATATCGGGCTCAAGTAGCAAATGACGCCCATCTTGCCGCGCTGACTGCGATCGAAGCAGAAACCGCAGCTACTGCGCTGGCAAGAACCAGAATCCAGGAAAAGCAAAAAATCATTGCGTTGGCAAGAGCACAGGAAGAAACTGAAAAGCAAGCGCTCGAAGAGCTGCAAATGCGCTCACGAATTGAAGCACAAGCCTTGGCACAAGCTTCCCGACGCTTGGAAAGAGAGAAGCAGGCAAGAGAAATGGAAGAAGAAAGGCTGAAAGCTGAAACGATTGCCACAAATGCAGCACTGGAAAGAGCTGAGGTTGAAGCTGTCGCTGCAGAACAGGCTCGAAAAAGAACTGAATCAGATATTCGAGCAACCGTCGCCGCGCGCGAGAAAATTGATGCAGAGAAAATTGCGACAGAAATAGCAGAATCCATTATCGCACAAGAAAATGCTGCGACTACAGCTATCCAAACCCGGCTGACTCTAGAATCCACGTTGCTTGAAGAAGCCAAGCAACGGATGCAAATTGAATCAGAGGCATTGATTGCTGCGGAAATGGCTTTAAATGCAGAAAAAGAAGCTACAGCAATTGCAAAAGAGAAGCAAAAGGCCGAAGTTGCTGCAACAAAAGAATATCAAAAACGCGCCAAGGCAGATGAAGAAGCCGTCAAAGAGGCCAAAGCACGCGCCGAAGCTGAAAAGCCCGCACGGGATGCTGCGAAAAGAAAAACCGAAGCTGAAATAAAATTAAAAGTAGCCATAGAAACAAAGACACAAATGGACATTTTTATTGCTCAAGAGACCAATAGCAAAGCTGACTTGGAGCAACGCCTGCATGAAGATGCAGCAATTCGTGCCAAGGCGATAGCAGATGCAAAGCAGGCAGCAGCCGAACGTCTTGAGATCGAACAAAAAATCACAGGATTGGCAATCACCAGAGCGCAAGCCAAAATTATGGCTGCCAATAAAGCCAGAGGACAACTTGAAGCCGAAAAGAATGCTACCAGAATTGCATTGGAGAAAGCGAGAAAAGAATCCGCAGCTCTAGCCGCCATGCAAGAACGTATCACCCTGGAATCAGTCGCACTGGAAGCCGCCGCAGCCAGAGAAGCTGTTGAGATAATGGCAAAAGAAGCGCTGTTTGCCCGTTCTCAAGCAGATAAAGAAGCAACCGCAGCAGCTACTATAAGAATACGGGCAGAGATTGCCGCTGCAGGACATTCCCGCAACGACATAGCCTCCTCAGGCACAAGAAATCAATTACCGCGTAGTTCAAAATCAACCCCCACAACCGAAAGATCTCTTTCCACCACTACCAAAACGTAGTATCGCAGCTGCATATGACAGTTACCCGATTTAACACAATGAGTGTCAGATCAAACTTTATTTAATCAGGTCAGGTTTGAGAATACACTCCGCATCAGAAAT encodes:
- the fliQ gene encoding flagellar biosynthesis protein FliQ — protein: MTPEGAMTIGRQALEITFMVSAPLLLAALATGLLVSIFQAATQINEMTLSFIPKLLVMFLVMVLAGPWMIAVMTDYMQRLFTSIPWLAIG
- the fliR gene encoding flagellar biosynthetic protein FliR, giving the protein MINITTAEFNTLLAAFLWPLSRILALIASAPILGNPSTPVRVKLGLAIMITILVLPLVEKSLPQIDPASGIGLVILLQQVLIGVAIGFVMRVVFVAVEMAGELIGLQMGLGFAVFFDPQNSGQIDIIGRFLGVIASLAFLAMDGHLLMIALISQSFSTLPIGSAALTDVTFTTLANWGGEIFKSGLQLSLPVLTALLITNLALGILTRVAPQLNIFAVGFPLTLAIGFLVLGLSMPFYTPILEYLVHDGLKLMMGILNIDDINMP